The Deltaproteobacteria bacterium nucleotide sequence CACGCGAGCAAAGCTCGCTGATAATACTACTTCGAAGGTTTGATGTGATAGCGTCTTAGTTTTGATGCGAGGGTTGTCCTTGCGATTCCCAAATGACGAGCCGTTTTAGCCTGATTACCGTTTGTCTTCTTTAATACTTCCAGAATCGATAATTTTTCCTGCGCCCCCAATTCCAATTCTCCCACTTCCATTTTGATGGAGGTCAGAGGGGCCAATTCTATTTCTTCGGCTTCAATGGTGTCTGATTGCGATAATAGAAGACTTCGCTGAATGATATTTTTCAACTCTCGGATGTTTCCTCTCCACTCGTGGTTTTTTAATTTCGTAGCCGCTTCTTCGGAAAGTTTCTTTCCGCCGTTTTCAAGCGAGAAAAGATTTAGAAAATGATTGGCGAGCAATAAAATATCCTCGCTTTTTTCTCTCAGAGGCGCCAAGTGAATGGGAAAAACATAAAGTCGATAGAAAAGGTCTTGGCGAAATTTTTCCTGTGTGATGAGTTTTTGCAAATCCCTGTTAGTGGCGGCAATGAGGCGAATATCCACCGGGTAATCTTGTTTGCCGCCGACTCTACGGACGGTTCTTGTTTCCAGTACGCGCAAGAGACGTGTTTGCAAATCAATCGGCATCTCCCCGATTTCATCGAGAAAAAGTGTCCCGCCATCGGCCTCTTCAAAAACGCCCGCATGTTTTTCGGTGGCACCGCTGAAAGAACCTTTTTCATGTCCGAATAAAATGCTTTCAATCAGATTTTCCGGAATGGCGCCGCAATTAACGGCAACAAAAGGTTTTCCATGGCGTGGACTTAAATTGTGAATCGATTGAGCCGCAAGTTCTTTGCCGGTTCCTGATTCGCCAACAAGGCAAACAGTGATTTCGGTTGGAGCGGCTTTGCGGATTAGATCGAAAACGGTTTGCATTGCTTTGGAATTTCCAAGCATATCGCCCAGTTGATTTTTTTGTGGGCCTGTTTTTCTTTCGTGAATAAATGTTTCTTCGGGAATGATTTGAAAATCAATAAAAGGTTGAATGGTCCAAACGCCGATCTGGATTTCATCATGCGCGCGCAAATGACATTGCGTGATCCGCTTTTTATTGACCCATGTGCCATTCCTGCTTGTGTCTTTGACGACGATTGTTTCTTTGTCTTTATACAAGAGACAATGCTTTCTTGAAATATCGTTATCTGCCAGTTGGATGTCGCAATCGGCATCGCGGCCGATTGTGATTTCATTTTTTTCCATGGTCCGTTTAAAAACCGTCTGACCCGATTTGGAAAAAATGAGCTGTGTCATGCCACGAACTTAAATTTCCACAACGCGAAGGTCAATCAAGTTTATTTGTGCACATTGTGCAACACTGTGTACATTTTTTTACACTCATGGTCACCCTCTCCCCTCGAGGGAGAGGGAAGGGTGAGGGGGCGAATTTATTCACGCAGGAATCAATAAGTGTCCGACACTTACTGGAATGGTCCGGCATTTGCATAAGTCTCCGGTATGCGATTCCAATACGCTGTTTTTGTTTTGGTGAGCTGGACCTGCTTTGTTTTCGTCACATCCCTGACCGATTTGAAGCTCGAAGCTTCTTTTGTTCCGAAAGGGTGGCCGGTTATGGGAAAACTTTCGTCACAATTTGGTTTAAGACAGCATCCGATCAAACACAAAAAAATATTTCATAAGGGGATTGATATTGCGTTGCCCCGTTTTTCACGGGTGGTGGCGACAGCATCGGGAAAAATCAAAGAGACCGGTTACAAAAGAGATTACGGAAAATATGTTATTGTAGATCACGGACACGGCTGGAACACACTTTAT carries:
- a CDS encoding sigma 54-dependent Fis family transcriptional regulator → MTQLIFSKSGQTVFKRTMEKNEITIGRDADCDIQLADNDISRKHCLLYKDKETIVVKDTSRNGTWVNKKRITQCHLRAHDEIQIGVWTIQPFIDFQIIPEETFIHERKTGPQKNQLGDMLGNSKAMQTVFDLIRKAAPTEITVCLVGESGTGKELAAQSIHNLSPRHGKPFVAVNCGAIPENLIESILFGHEKGSFSGATEKHAGVFEEADGGTLFLDEIGEMPIDLQTRLLRVLETRTVRRVGGKQDYPVDIRLIAATNRDLQKLITQEKFRQDLFYRLYVFPIHLAPLREKSEDILLLANHFLNLFSLENGGKKLSEEAATKLKNHEWRGNIRELKNIIQRSLLLSQSDTIEAEEIELAPLTSIKMEVGELELGAQEKLSILEVLKKTNGNQAKTARHLGIARTTLASKLRRYHIKPSK
- a CDS encoding M23 family metallopeptidase, which produces MRFQYAVFVLVSWTCFVFVTSLTDLKLEASFVPKGWPVMGKLSSQFGLRQHPIKHKKIFHKGIDIALPRFSRVVATASGKIKETGYKRDYGKYVIVDHGHGWNTLYAHLQSNSIHRGDFVKRREIIGRVGQTGLTTGPHLHYEVHYLEKPQNPLYFITKDESAQPDFSPLASSSQTFSSHLH